A stretch of Myxococcus hansupus DNA encodes these proteins:
- the dnaK gene encoding molecular chaperone DnaK, with product MAEPEPLIGIDLGTTNSIVATVQDGQPVVIKNRTGQGLTPSVLAMAKNGKRLVGGIAKRQAITNPQETVYAAKRLIGRKFSSHEVQDALRSLPYEVVAGQHDDLRIRMGGKDLSVPEISAMILQELKSDAEAHFGRPVSKAVITVPAYFNDAQRQATKDAGRIAGLDVLRIINEPTAAALAYGFGRTVNGRVAVLDLGGGTFDVSVLEISQGVFDVVGTGGDTYLGGEDWDNRIIEWLVFGFAKEHGIDLRKDRMALQRLKDAAEKAKVELSSVKEAALNLPFICTPPGGGAALHLQSTLSREKLDDLTSDLAERVVGITTEVLGEAGVRASELKEVILVGGMSRMPKIVEAVRGYFRREPCKGVHPDEVVALGAAIQAYALVQPEHELLLLDVTPQSLGVAIAGGSVRRLIPKNTTVPTSATEVFATSKDFQRVVKIMVLQGEHDLAHQNELLGEFVLTGLREAPRGQVEIDVTFDINAEGIVSVHAKDRETGLRQSITVTASSGLTEEELQRIMDEQREYLLAARASDELKTRRVELDSLARDVVDALTRARLLPGGGGLAPDVMPRAEQVLEHARAVRAGEDVAALARACELLTGCLTQLKGPAVSGTGR from the coding sequence ATGGCTGAGCCCGAACCTCTCATTGGCATCGACCTGGGAACGACGAACAGCATCGTCGCCACCGTCCAGGACGGCCAACCCGTGGTCATCAAGAACCGCACGGGGCAGGGCCTCACGCCCTCCGTCCTCGCCATGGCGAAGAATGGCAAGCGCCTGGTGGGCGGCATCGCCAAGCGTCAGGCCATCACCAATCCCCAGGAGACGGTGTACGCCGCCAAGCGGCTCATCGGCCGGAAGTTCTCCTCGCACGAGGTGCAGGACGCGCTGCGCTCGCTGCCCTACGAGGTCGTCGCGGGGCAGCACGACGACTTGCGCATCCGCATGGGGGGCAAGGACCTGTCGGTTCCGGAGATCAGCGCCATGATCCTCCAGGAGCTGAAGTCAGACGCGGAGGCGCACTTCGGCCGGCCCGTCAGCAAGGCCGTCATCACCGTGCCGGCCTACTTCAACGACGCCCAGCGACAGGCGACCAAGGACGCGGGCCGCATCGCCGGGCTGGACGTGCTGCGCATCATCAACGAGCCCACGGCGGCGGCGCTGGCCTACGGCTTCGGCCGCACGGTGAACGGACGCGTGGCGGTGCTGGACCTGGGCGGCGGCACCTTCGACGTGTCCGTGCTGGAGATTTCCCAGGGCGTCTTCGACGTGGTGGGCACCGGCGGCGACACGTACCTGGGCGGCGAGGACTGGGACAACCGCATCATCGAGTGGCTCGTCTTCGGCTTCGCGAAGGAGCACGGCATCGACCTGCGCAAGGACCGCATGGCGTTGCAGCGGCTCAAGGACGCGGCGGAGAAGGCCAAGGTGGAGCTGTCCAGCGTGAAGGAGGCGGCGCTCAACCTGCCCTTCATCTGCACGCCGCCCGGTGGCGGCGCCGCGCTCCATCTTCAGTCCACGCTGAGCCGCGAGAAGCTGGACGACCTGACGTCCGATTTGGCCGAGCGGGTGGTGGGCATCACCACCGAGGTGCTGGGCGAGGCGGGTGTGCGCGCCTCCGAGCTCAAGGAGGTCATCCTCGTCGGTGGCATGTCGCGCATGCCCAAAATCGTCGAGGCCGTGCGCGGCTACTTCCGCCGCGAGCCCTGCAAGGGCGTGCACCCGGATGAAGTCGTCGCCCTGGGCGCCGCGATTCAGGCGTACGCGCTGGTGCAGCCGGAGCACGAGCTGCTGCTCCTGGACGTGACGCCGCAGAGCCTGGGCGTGGCCATTGCCGGTGGGTCGGTGCGCCGGCTCATCCCCAAGAACACCACGGTGCCCACCTCCGCCACGGAGGTCTTCGCCACGTCGAAGGACTTCCAGCGCGTGGTGAAGATCATGGTGCTCCAGGGCGAGCACGACCTGGCGCACCAGAACGAGCTGCTGGGCGAGTTCGTCCTCACCGGCCTGCGCGAGGCGCCTCGGGGCCAGGTGGAGATTGACGTCACGTTCGACATCAACGCGGAGGGCATCGTCTCCGTCCACGCGAAGGACCGCGAGACGGGGCTGCGCCAGTCCATCACCGTCACCGCGTCCAGCGGCCTCACGGAAGAGGAACTCCAGCGCATCATGGACGAGCAGCGCGAGTACCTGCTCGCGGCCCGCGCGTCGGACGAACTGAAGACGCGGCGGGTGGAGCTGGATTCGCTGGCGCGCGACGTGGTGGATGCGCTGACGCGGGCGCGGCTGCTCCCGGGCGGGGGTGGGTTGGCGCCGGATGTCATGCCTCGCGCGGAGCAGGTGCTGGAGCACGCGCGCGCGGTCCGCGCCGGCGAGGACGTGGCGGCGCTGGCTCGGGCGTGTGAGTTGCTCACCGGGTGCCTGACGCAGCTCAAGGGGCCCGCGGTCAGTGGCACGGGGCGGTAG
- a CDS encoding J domain-containing protein, producing MSAPNTIVGLGALTDHIATVPQLDTARLQLSAEEGAVLQLVGRVERIDQVLARSRLGEPRTIAVLLSLRAKGAIVPARVVPRGAPAPTLDAAMAEDVDLEPERKKEIIELERSLDSMDHFAVLGLKPGAPAAEVKQAYYNASRRFHPDRYFGKNLGSFRARMERIFRRLTDAHNVLLQPDKREAYLRGHPALAQAEKAAAPPPPAAPPPAASAPTQHLLTPEPPPVHHVAAPAPVSRPSSSPVSRPAPAASVPAPALPSADPVESEARRAERQARLARHPYLARTGRLAELLARGKAAIASGDWERAYHDFHQLQSLDPKNREVATLLVKARRAHDAQRSGAEVMRGLGLEQHGDSLGAMAAYRLACSLDDQNAEAAWRAARLGQLLGQDAAEIRGLAQRAVELDDTRVEHHLTLGKVLLDAGSKKLAKRAFEDAAKLAPDNADAKAALKKLRWTF from the coding sequence GTGAGTGCGCCAAACACGATCGTCGGGCTGGGGGCCCTGACGGATCACATCGCCACGGTTCCCCAACTGGACACGGCGCGCCTCCAGCTTTCGGCGGAGGAGGGCGCGGTGTTGCAACTCGTCGGGCGCGTGGAGCGCATCGACCAGGTCCTGGCGCGCTCCAGGCTGGGCGAGCCTCGCACCATCGCCGTGCTGCTGTCCTTGCGCGCCAAGGGCGCCATCGTCCCCGCTCGGGTGGTGCCCCGGGGCGCGCCCGCGCCCACGTTGGACGCGGCGATGGCCGAGGACGTGGATCTCGAGCCGGAGCGGAAGAAGGAAATCATCGAGCTGGAGCGCTCGCTGGACAGCATGGACCACTTCGCCGTGCTGGGGCTGAAGCCGGGGGCTCCGGCGGCGGAGGTGAAGCAGGCGTATTACAACGCCTCGCGCCGCTTCCATCCGGACCGCTACTTCGGGAAGAACCTGGGCAGCTTCCGCGCCCGCATGGAGCGCATCTTCCGGCGCCTCACGGACGCGCACAACGTGCTCCTCCAGCCGGACAAGCGTGAAGCCTACCTGCGGGGACATCCCGCGCTGGCCCAGGCGGAGAAGGCCGCCGCGCCGCCGCCTCCCGCCGCGCCGCCTCCCGCCGCGTCAGCGCCCACGCAGCACCTGCTGACGCCGGAGCCGCCGCCCGTCCATCACGTGGCCGCGCCGGCGCCCGTGTCGCGCCCGTCGTCATCGCCCGTGTCGCGTCCCGCGCCCGCCGCCAGCGTCCCAGCGCCGGCCTTGCCGTCCGCCGATCCGGTGGAGTCCGAGGCTCGCCGCGCGGAGCGGCAGGCCCGGCTGGCACGTCATCCCTACCTGGCCCGCACGGGGCGGCTGGCGGAGCTGCTGGCGCGGGGCAAGGCCGCCATCGCGAGCGGAGATTGGGAACGCGCCTACCACGACTTCCACCAGCTCCAGAGCCTTGACCCGAAGAACCGGGAAGTCGCCACCCTCCTGGTAAAGGCGCGGCGGGCCCACGACGCGCAACGTTCGGGCGCCGAGGTGATGCGAGGGCTCGGCCTGGAGCAGCACGGCGACAGCCTGGGGGCGATGGCCGCCTACCGGCTCGCCTGCTCGCTGGACGACCAGAACGCCGAGGCCGCCTGGCGGGCCGCCCGCCTGGGTCAGTTGCTGGGGCAGGATGCCGCGGAGATCCGCGGGTTGGCGCAACGTGCCGTGGAGCTGGACGACACCCGGGTGGAGCACCATCTGACGTTGGGAAAGGTGCTGTTGGACGCGGGATCGAAGAAACTCGCCAAGCGAGCCTTCGAGGACGCGGCGAAGCTGGCCCCGGACAACGCCGATGCGAAGGCCGCGCTGAAGAAGCTGCGCTGGACGTTCTAG
- a CDS encoding aspartate aminotransferase family protein codes for MTALSQSELSPSASSDSATDALIQKAKRHLLQNYKQPPFVLARGQGTRVWDTEGREYLDLIGGIATCALGHCHPDVVAAAKAQLDSLWHVSNAFYSQPQIDLAAQLTEWSGLERVFFCNSGAEANEALLKLTRKVMKDRGTPERFEVITFDSSFHGRTLATVTATGQAKYHKGFEPLPAGFTHVPYGDVEAVRKAVGPATAAILVEPIQGEGGVRLAPPGFLKALRALCDELGLLLLVDEVQTGMGRTGKPFGFMHDGFVPDGISVAKALGNGLPIGAMLCKEALGASLTPGTHGSTFGGNPVAAAAANAVVRILRRPGLLDEVQEKGAHFQARARELQARLPAGRIHAVRGQGLLLGVELDRDVAPVIAQLRGEGLLVNAAGDRTLRFAPPFIVTVRELDEGLSILERVLAAN; via the coding sequence ATGACTGCCTTGTCGCAATCCGAGTTGTCCCCCTCCGCATCGTCCGATTCCGCCACCGACGCCCTCATCCAGAAGGCGAAGCGCCACCTGCTGCAGAACTACAAGCAGCCGCCGTTCGTGCTGGCGCGGGGGCAGGGCACTCGTGTCTGGGATACGGAAGGCCGCGAGTACCTGGATTTGATTGGGGGCATCGCCACGTGCGCGCTGGGGCACTGTCACCCGGACGTGGTGGCCGCCGCGAAGGCGCAGCTCGACTCGCTGTGGCACGTCTCCAACGCGTTCTATTCGCAGCCGCAGATCGACCTGGCCGCGCAGCTCACCGAGTGGTCGGGCCTGGAGCGCGTGTTCTTCTGCAACTCGGGTGCGGAGGCGAACGAGGCGCTGCTCAAGCTGACGCGCAAGGTGATGAAGGACCGCGGCACGCCGGAGCGCTTCGAGGTCATCACCTTCGACAGCAGCTTCCACGGCCGCACCCTGGCCACCGTCACCGCCACCGGGCAGGCGAAGTACCACAAGGGCTTCGAGCCGCTGCCCGCCGGCTTCACCCACGTGCCCTACGGGGACGTGGAGGCCGTGCGCAAGGCGGTGGGCCCGGCGACCGCGGCCATCCTCGTGGAGCCCATCCAGGGCGAGGGCGGGGTGCGCCTGGCGCCTCCGGGCTTCCTCAAGGCCCTGCGCGCGCTGTGTGACGAGCTGGGCCTGCTGCTCCTCGTGGACGAGGTTCAGACGGGCATGGGCCGCACCGGCAAGCCGTTTGGCTTCATGCACGACGGCTTCGTTCCGGACGGCATCAGCGTGGCCAAGGCGCTGGGCAACGGCCTGCCCATTGGCGCCATGCTCTGCAAGGAGGCACTGGGCGCGAGTCTCACGCCGGGCACCCACGGGTCCACCTTCGGAGGCAACCCCGTGGCCGCCGCCGCCGCCAACGCGGTGGTGCGCATCCTCCGGCGTCCCGGCCTCCTGGACGAGGTCCAGGAGAAGGGCGCGCACTTCCAGGCCCGGGCGAGGGAGCTCCAGGCGCGCCTGCCCGCGGGCCGCATCCATGCCGTACGGGGCCAGGGTCTGCTGCTGGGCGTGGAGCTGGACCGCGACGTCGCGCCCGTCATCGCCCAACTGCGTGGGGAGGGCCTGCTCGTGAACGCCGCGGGCGATCGGACCCTCCGCTTCGCGCCGCCCTTCATCGTCACGGTGCGCGAGCTGGATGAGGGCCTGTCCATCCTCGAGCGCGTGCTCGCCGCCAACTGA
- the hslU gene encoding ATP-dependent protease ATPase subunit HslU, with the protein MAESRKLSAFTPREVVSELDRYIVGQNAAKRAVAIALRNRWRRQQVTDDLRDEIHPKNIIMIGPTGVGKTEIARRLAKLAQAPFVKVEASKFTEVGYVGRDVESMIRDLVEAAIALVREEETEKVGPRAEEQAEDRLMELMQGGGKTSTATPPFGFAPPPPPPAQRASDSAREKFRAQLRAGTLDDVEVEVETAESSPTFMRNFSGQGMEEIGVNLQDLFKNMPGMNKTRRRRVRVPEALQLLRKEEAAKLVDPDRVQREAVIRAEMNGIIFIDEIDKIASRDGGGKGGGGPDVSREGVQRDILPIVEGSSVNTKYGVVKTDHMLFIAAGAFHVSKPSDLIPELQGRFPIRVELEPLTGEDLVRILREPKNSLLRQYTALLGTEGVRLSFTDDAVTELARIAQQANERTANIGARRLHTILERLLDEVSFSASEMGPRDFQVDAAYVRERLAAIVQDEDLSRYIL; encoded by the coding sequence GTGGCCGAATCGCGCAAGTTGTCCGCTTTCACGCCTCGCGAGGTCGTCAGCGAGCTGGACCGTTACATCGTCGGGCAGAACGCCGCCAAGCGCGCCGTCGCCATCGCCCTGCGCAACCGGTGGCGCCGCCAGCAGGTGACCGATGACCTGCGCGACGAAATCCACCCCAAGAACATCATCATGATTGGGCCCACCGGCGTGGGGAAGACGGAGATCGCCCGCCGGCTGGCGAAGCTGGCCCAGGCCCCCTTCGTCAAGGTGGAGGCCTCCAAGTTCACCGAGGTCGGCTACGTCGGCCGCGATGTCGAATCCATGATTCGCGACCTCGTCGAGGCCGCCATCGCGCTGGTTCGCGAGGAGGAGACCGAGAAGGTCGGCCCTCGCGCCGAGGAGCAGGCCGAGGACCGCCTCATGGAGCTGATGCAGGGCGGCGGGAAGACGTCCACCGCGACGCCGCCGTTTGGCTTCGCTCCGCCGCCGCCTCCGCCGGCCCAGCGCGCCAGCGACAGCGCCCGCGAGAAGTTCCGCGCTCAGCTCCGCGCCGGCACGCTGGATGACGTCGAGGTCGAGGTGGAGACCGCGGAGTCCTCGCCCACGTTCATGCGCAACTTCTCCGGCCAGGGCATGGAGGAGATTGGCGTCAACCTCCAGGACCTCTTCAAGAACATGCCGGGCATGAACAAGACGCGCCGCCGCCGCGTGCGCGTGCCCGAGGCGCTCCAGCTTCTGCGCAAGGAAGAGGCCGCCAAGCTGGTGGACCCCGACCGCGTCCAGCGAGAGGCCGTCATCCGCGCGGAGATGAACGGCATCATCTTCATCGACGAAATCGACAAGATCGCCAGCCGCGATGGCGGCGGGAAGGGCGGCGGCGGCCCGGACGTGTCCCGAGAGGGCGTCCAGCGGGACATCCTGCCCATCGTGGAAGGCTCGTCTGTCAACACCAAGTACGGCGTGGTGAAGACGGACCACATGCTCTTCATCGCCGCGGGCGCCTTCCACGTCTCCAAGCCCAGCGACCTGATTCCCGAACTCCAGGGCCGCTTCCCCATCCGCGTGGAGCTGGAGCCCCTCACCGGTGAGGATCTGGTGCGAATCCTCCGGGAGCCGAAGAATTCACTCCTGCGACAGTACACGGCGCTGCTTGGCACCGAAGGTGTGCGTCTGTCCTTCACGGACGATGCGGTGACGGAGCTGGCGCGCATCGCCCAGCAGGCCAACGAGCGCACGGCGAACATTGGCGCCCGGCGGCTGCACACCATCCTGGAGCGACTGCTGGACGAGGTGTCCTTCTCGGCCAGTGAGATGGGACCCCGGGATTTCCAGGTGGACGCCGCTTACGTGCGTGAGCGCCTGGCCGCCATCGTCCAGGACGAGGACCTGTCGCGCTACATCCTGTAG
- the hslV gene encoding ATP-dependent protease subunit HslV: protein MFHGTTILCVRRDGKVAIASDGQVSLEKTVMKNTAKKVRRLGEGQVLAGFAGSTADAFTLFERFEAKLKEHQKNMARACVELGKDWRTDRFLRRLEALLIVADKEKTFILSGAGDVIEPDYGIAAVGSGGPYAFAAARALMAHTQLSARDVVHQALTIAGEIDIYTNANISIEEL from the coding sequence ATGTTCCACGGCACCACCATTCTCTGTGTGCGGCGCGACGGCAAGGTCGCCATCGCCAGCGACGGCCAGGTCTCCCTCGAAAAGACCGTGATGAAGAACACGGCGAAGAAGGTTCGCCGGTTGGGTGAGGGCCAGGTGCTCGCGGGGTTCGCGGGCAGCACCGCGGACGCCTTCACCCTCTTCGAGCGCTTCGAGGCCAAGCTCAAGGAGCACCAGAAGAACATGGCCCGCGCCTGCGTGGAGCTGGGCAAGGACTGGCGCACCGACCGCTTCCTCCGCAGGCTGGAGGCGCTCCTCATCGTCGCGGACAAGGAGAAGACCTTCATCCTCTCCGGCGCCGGCGACGTCATCGAGCCCGACTACGGCATCGCCGCCGTGGGCAGCGGTGGCCCCTACGCCTTCGCCGCCGCGCGCGCCCTCATGGCGCACACCCAGCTCTCCGCTCGCGACGTGGTCCACCAGGCGCTCACCATCGCGGGTGAAATCGACATCTACACCAACGCCAACATCTCCATCGAAGAGCTCTAG
- a CDS encoding DUF4265 domain-containing protein, protein MIDDDSLLKVFFQLYPDEDDYPPASVESVWAIVDPASPGVTIDNTPFFAREATLGDVVSTRLEDGCHWFESVLQRSEYSLVRVYFFELDCMQRVREFLVGLGCSTESAPRYRLLAVSIPASVSLSDVQAYLQAEKGRDNIDYEEPILRQ, encoded by the coding sequence ATGATAGACGACGACTCTTTGCTGAAAGTGTTCTTTCAGTTGTACCCAGATGAGGACGACTATCCTCCTGCATCTGTCGAGTCAGTATGGGCGATTGTGGATCCTGCGAGTCCCGGCGTGACCATTGATAACACGCCGTTCTTTGCACGTGAGGCGACGCTGGGTGATGTCGTCTCGACGCGATTGGAAGACGGGTGTCATTGGTTTGAGTCAGTGTTGCAACGCTCGGAGTACTCCCTCGTCAGGGTCTACTTCTTCGAGCTTGATTGTATGCAAAGAGTCCGAGAATTCCTCGTGGGATTGGGATGCTCTACGGAGTCCGCCCCCCGATATCGACTGCTTGCGGTGAGTATTCCCGCGTCAGTCAGCCTCAGCGATGTCCAGGCTTACCTCCAGGCCGAGAAGGGACGCGATAACATCGACTACGAAGAGCCGATTCTTCGTCAGTAA
- a CDS encoding tyrosine recombinase XerC translates to MTSLSPLLEKFRSHLEDEKGSSPHTVRNYLIDLVDFERYLVERMKLSLLAGTHAAIRGYLGTLSTDHEPASRARRLASIKSFYKYLVRQKLLPASPAKLVKSPKLPKALPKVLPVEEVFAILDMPDLKTVLGLRDRAILELLYGGGLRISELCGLDTLDIDRSGRIVRVMGKGSKERLVPVNAQSIRALEAYLARRGELLAVIRKDQAPEAMFLNFRGGRLTPRSIARHLDTYVLKCALTRKVSPHAMRHSFATHLLGGGADIRSIQELLGHSSLSTTQRYTQVTWEQLQQVYDSAHPRA, encoded by the coding sequence ATGACGAGCCTGTCGCCGCTGCTGGAGAAGTTCCGCTCCCACCTGGAGGACGAGAAGGGCTCGTCCCCGCACACGGTGCGCAACTACCTCATCGACCTCGTCGACTTCGAGCGGTACCTGGTGGAGCGAATGAAGCTGTCGCTCCTGGCCGGGACGCACGCGGCGATTCGCGGCTACCTGGGCACGTTGAGCACGGACCACGAGCCCGCGAGCAGGGCGCGGCGGCTGGCCAGCATCAAGTCCTTCTACAAGTACCTCGTGCGGCAGAAGCTGCTGCCCGCGAGCCCGGCGAAGCTGGTGAAGAGCCCGAAGTTGCCCAAGGCGCTGCCCAAGGTGCTGCCGGTGGAGGAGGTCTTCGCCATCCTGGACATGCCCGACCTGAAGACGGTGCTCGGGCTGCGGGACAGGGCGATCCTGGAGCTGCTCTACGGCGGCGGTCTGCGTATCAGCGAGCTGTGCGGGTTGGACACGTTGGACATCGACCGGAGCGGGCGCATCGTCCGGGTGATGGGCAAGGGCAGCAAGGAGCGGCTCGTGCCGGTGAATGCGCAGTCCATCCGCGCGCTGGAGGCATATCTGGCGCGGCGCGGGGAGCTGCTGGCTGTGATTCGCAAGGACCAAGCGCCCGAGGCGATGTTCCTCAACTTCCGGGGTGGGCGCCTGACGCCGCGAAGCATCGCGCGGCACCTGGACACGTACGTGCTCAAGTGCGCGCTGACGCGGAAGGTGAGCCCGCACGCCATGCGTCACTCCTTCGCCACGCACCTGCTGGGCGGCGGCGCGGACATCCGCAGCATCCAGGAGCTGCTGGGCCACTCGAGCCTGTCCACCACGCAGCGGTATACGCAGGTGACGTGGGAACAGCTCCAGCAGGTCTACGACTCCGCGCATCCGCGGGCGTGA
- the trmFO gene encoding methylenetetrahydrofolate--tRNA-(uracil(54)-C(5))-methyltransferase (FADH(2)-oxidizing) TrmFO: protein MSDQKQRVTVIGGGLAGTECAYQLARRGVPVVLREMKPHKRSPAHKSDALAELVCSNSLRSDNPESAIGLLHAELRALGSVVLSAADANRVPAGDALAVERDGFSGAITQSLLSHPGVELVAGEVERLPDEGPVVIASGPLTSDALTRELERHVGTKLYFYDAIAPILSADSIDMNVAFRQSRYGKGGGDDYLNLPMTKDEYHRFIAELKAGQKVVPHAFEEPKYFEGCLPIEVMAERGDDTLAYGPMKPVGLRDPRTGQDPYAVVQLRMEDVGGTSWNMVGFQTRLTWGEQKRIFANFIPGLQQAEFLRMGQIHRNTFIDSPRLLSKDLSLKTEPRLYFAGQVSGVEGYVESAACGYLVALALHAKLTGTEWVPPPATTAMGALLRHVTGEAHPPDYPHQPSNIIFGIFPPITGRMKKAEKRAAYSARAKQDLAAWLPHAGVPAAGSPEHREQRSA from the coding sequence ATGTCGGATCAAAAGCAGCGGGTGACGGTGATTGGCGGAGGTCTGGCGGGAACCGAGTGCGCCTACCAGCTCGCCCGCCGCGGGGTGCCGGTGGTGCTGCGCGAGATGAAGCCCCACAAGCGTTCGCCGGCGCATAAGTCGGACGCGCTGGCGGAGCTGGTGTGCAGCAACTCGCTGCGCTCGGACAACCCGGAGAGCGCCATTGGCCTGCTGCACGCGGAGCTGCGCGCCCTGGGCTCGGTGGTGCTGAGCGCCGCGGACGCGAACCGGGTGCCCGCCGGTGACGCGCTGGCGGTGGAGCGCGATGGCTTCTCGGGGGCCATCACGCAGTCGCTGCTGAGCCATCCGGGCGTGGAGCTGGTCGCCGGTGAAGTGGAGCGCCTGCCCGACGAAGGCCCGGTGGTGATTGCGTCGGGGCCGCTCACGTCGGACGCGCTGACGCGGGAGCTGGAGCGCCACGTGGGCACCAAGCTCTACTTCTACGACGCCATCGCGCCCATCCTGTCCGCGGACTCCATCGACATGAACGTGGCGTTCCGCCAGAGCCGCTACGGCAAGGGCGGCGGGGACGACTACCTCAACCTGCCGATGACGAAGGACGAGTACCACCGCTTCATCGCCGAGCTGAAGGCGGGCCAGAAGGTGGTGCCGCACGCTTTCGAGGAACCCAAGTACTTCGAAGGGTGTCTGCCCATCGAAGTGATGGCCGAGCGCGGCGACGACACCCTGGCCTACGGGCCCATGAAGCCGGTGGGGCTGAGAGACCCGCGCACGGGGCAGGACCCCTACGCGGTGGTGCAGCTCCGCATGGAGGACGTGGGCGGCACGTCATGGAACATGGTGGGCTTCCAGACGCGGCTGACCTGGGGTGAACAAAAGCGCATCTTCGCGAACTTCATCCCCGGACTTCAGCAGGCGGAATTCCTCCGGATGGGGCAGATCCACCGAAACACCTTCATCGACTCGCCCCGGCTGTTGTCGAAGGACTTGTCGCTGAAGACGGAGCCCCGGCTCTACTTCGCGGGCCAGGTCTCCGGCGTGGAGGGTTACGTGGAGAGCGCGGCATGTGGATACCTGGTGGCGTTGGCGCTGCATGCGAAGCTGACGGGGACGGAGTGGGTTCCGCCGCCGGCCACCACGGCCATGGGCGCGCTCTTGCGGCACGTGACGGGGGAGGCGCATCCACCGGACTACCCGCACCAGCCCTCCAACATCATCTTCGGCATCTTCCCGCCCATCACCGGCCGCATGAAGAAGGCGGAGAAGCGCGCGGCGTATTCGGCGCGGGCGAAGCAGGACCTGGCGGCATGGCTGCCACACGCGGGCGTCCCGGCAGCGGGCAGCCCCGAGCACCGGGAGCAGAGGAGCGCATGA
- a CDS encoding TraR/DksA family transcriptional regulator, whose amino-acid sequence MATRRIQDLNRIRELLQRRRREILSANEGAHRELTALKNQERDPEYEENAQSELADYTLSSLMEAQRREIMLIDAALRRMEMNVFGECVDCGFEIPIERLEALPFAIRCEEDASIHELETRGGPMASPSL is encoded by the coding sequence ATGGCCACCCGACGAATCCAGGACCTGAACCGGATCCGCGAACTCCTGCAGCGCCGGCGCCGGGAAATCCTCAGCGCCAACGAGGGTGCGCACCGCGAGCTCACCGCCCTGAAGAACCAGGAGCGCGACCCCGAGTACGAGGAGAACGCCCAGTCCGAGCTCGCTGACTACACCCTGTCCAGCCTGATGGAGGCGCAGCGGCGGGAGATCATGCTCATCGACGCCGCGCTGCGCCGCATGGAGATGAACGTCTTCGGCGAGTGCGTGGACTGCGGCTTCGAGATTCCCATTGAACGCCTGGAGGCCCTGCCCTTCGCCATCCGCTGCGAAGAGGACGCCAGCATCCACGAGCTGGAGACGCGCGGCGGCCCCATGGCCAGCCCGTCCCTCTGA